The following proteins come from a genomic window of bacterium:
- the map gene encoding type I methionyl aminopeptidase, giving the protein MIKLKTPKEIEKIRRAGNLVARCLELAGKMVEPGLPTIEIDRAIEALIRSSGGKPVFKGYGPRDNPFPSSTCISIDEEVVHGIPSARKLETGMIVGVDVGVELDGYIGDAARTFAVGEISDLKKRLMQATEESLAIAIDQIVPDVSHLSDIGYTVQTHVEARGFSVVRDLCGHGVGQKMHEDPQVPNYGQKGRGVILRPGIVIAIEPMINAGTYAVKVLKDGWTVVTADGKPSAHFEHTVAITEQGPQRLTILE; this is encoded by the coding sequence GTGATAAAATTAAAAACCCCGAAAGAGATCGAGAAAATCCGGAGAGCCGGTAATTTAGTAGCAAGATGTCTCGAACTCGCGGGTAAAATGGTAGAACCGGGTCTACCGACAATTGAAATCGACCGTGCAATCGAAGCGTTAATCCGTTCAAGTGGCGGAAAACCGGTCTTCAAAGGGTATGGACCACGAGATAATCCATTTCCTTCTTCGACCTGTATTTCGATTGACGAAGAAGTAGTACACGGAATCCCTTCAGCCCGTAAACTCGAAACCGGAATGATAGTTGGTGTTGATGTCGGGGTTGAATTGGATGGTTACATCGGCGATGCGGCGCGAACCTTTGCCGTCGGTGAAATCAGCGATTTGAAAAAACGGTTGATGCAGGCTACGGAAGAATCGTTGGCAATCGCAATCGACCAGATCGTTCCCGACGTTTCGCACTTATCCGATATCGGATATACCGTGCAGACCCATGTCGAAGCCCGTGGTTTTAGTGTGGTACGCGACCTGTGTGGACATGGTGTCGGTCAAAAGATGCATGAAGATCCGCAAGTCCCGAACTATGGACAAAAGGGACGCGGCGTCATTTTAAGACCGGGTATTGTGATTGCGATCGAACCGATGATTAATGCGGGTACCTACGCAGTGAAAGTCCTGAAAGATGGATGGACAGTCGTCACTGCCGATGGTAAACCGTCAGCGCATTTTGAACATACCGTCGCGATTACCGAACAGGGTCCGCAGCGGTTAACGATTTTAGAGTGA
- the infA gene encoding translation initiation factor IF-1, which yields MGSDTSIKLDGVVVESLPNATFRVELEKGHIVLAHISGKMRMNFIKILPGDKVTVEISPYDLKRGRIVYRYK from the coding sequence ATGGGTAGCGACACTTCCATCAAACTGGACGGCGTAGTCGTAGAATCGTTGCCCAATGCGACGTTCCGGGTTGAATTGGAAAAGGGGCACATCGTACTCGCCCATATCTCGGGAAAGATGAGAATGAATTTCATCAAGATTCTGCCCGGTGATAAGGTGACAGTCGAGATTAGTCCCTACGATTTGAAACGTGGACGGATCGTCTACCGCTATAAATAG
- the rpmJ gene encoding 50S ribosomal protein L36, giving the protein MKVRPSVKKICDACKIVKRNGVVRVICSKKPKHKQRQG; this is encoded by the coding sequence ATGAAAGTCCGCCCCTCGGTAAAAAAAATCTGCGACGCTTGTAAAATTGTGAAGCGAAATGGCGTTGTTCGAGTTATCTGCTCGAAGAAGCCAAAGCATAAGCAACGTCAAGGGTAA
- the rpsM gene encoding 30S ribosomal protein S13: MARIAGVDLPRNKRIEIALRYIYGIGPAIAAKICTDTGVNPGKKAGDLNDDEQNKIRNAITAEYKVEGALRSEVQMNIKRLMDIACYRGLRHRRGLPVRGQNTKNNSRTRKGRKKTIAGKVTAPRK; encoded by the coding sequence GTGGCACGTATCGCAGGCGTCGATCTACCTCGCAATAAGCGTATTGAGATCGCGTTACGTTACATCTATGGAATCGGTCCCGCGATCGCAGCGAAGATTTGTACGGATACCGGTGTTAATCCCGGAAAAAAAGCCGGCGATCTGAACGACGACGAGCAGAACAAAATCCGTAATGCGATTACCGCAGAGTACAAGGTCGAAGGTGCGCTTCGTTCCGAAGTGCAGATGAATATCAAACGCTTGATGGACATCGCCTGTTACCGTGGATTGCGTCATCGTAGAGGTTTGCCAGTGCGCGGACAGAATACGAAAAACAATTCCCGTACCCGGAAAGGTCGTAAGAAGACCATCGCCGGTAAGGTTACTGCACCTCGGAAGTAA
- the rpsK gene encoding 30S ribosomal protein S11 translates to MATPKKKKTKKREKVEASGAAFIQASFNNTLITITDAYGNTISWSSAGKMGFRGSRKNTPFAAQQAAQQAAKTAIDLGLRKIAIQVKGPGGGRESAVRALSAAGLQVQSIKDVTPLPHNGCRPKKRRRV, encoded by the coding sequence GTGGCAACTCCGAAGAAGAAGAAGACTAAGAAACGCGAAAAAGTGGAAGCGAGCGGCGCAGCATTTATCCAAGCGTCGTTCAACAACACCTTAATCACCATCACTGACGCCTATGGCAATACAATTTCGTGGTCGTCAGCAGGAAAAATGGGATTCCGCGGCAGTCGGAAGAATACGCCGTTTGCGGCGCAACAGGCTGCACAACAAGCTGCAAAGACCGCGATCGATCTCGGTTTACGGAAGATTGCGATTCAAGTCAAGGGACCTGGCGGCGGAAGGGAATCGGCAGTGCGCGCCTTGTCCGCGGCAGGATTGCAAGTCCAGTCGATTAAAGATGTCACCCCGTTGCCGCACAACGGTTGCCGTCCCAAGAAACGACGTCGCGTCTAA
- a CDS encoding 30S ribosomal protein S4, translating to MARYTGPVCRICRREGEKLYLKGERCLTPKCAFERKGFIPGQHGRNRRGKVSEYGMQLREKQKIRRM from the coding sequence ATGGCAAGATATACCGGTCCGGTTTGCCGAATCTGCCGCCGCGAAGGCGAAAAATTATATCTCAAGGGCGAACGCTGCTTGACTCCCAAGTGCGCGTTTGAGCGTAAAGGCTTCATCCCCGGACAACATGGCAGAAACCGGCGCGGCAAGGTTTCCGAATACGGCATGCAGTTACGAGAAAAGCAGAAGATTCGCCGTATGTA